In Acidimicrobiia bacterium, the sequence GTGCGGCACCGAGTGGGTGACGGGGACGAACTCCGCCTCGACCGGCCCGATGGCGCGCCGCTCGCCGTCGGCGACGGGGATCAGCTCGGTGCGGCCGAGGAGCCCGGCCTCCTCGATCCGGTTGCGGGCCAGCCCCAGCGCGAGCGCGGAGCCGTAGATCGGGGCGGGGACGTCGCGGAGCAGGTAGGCGAGCCCGCCGACGTGGTCCTCGTGGCCGTGGGTGACGACGATCCCGTCGACGCGGTCGGCGTGCTCCCGGAGGTAGGTGAAGTCGGGCAGGACGAGGTCGATGCCGGGCATGTCGGTGCCGGGGAACATGAGCCCGCAGTCGACGACCACGATCCGCCCGTCGACCTCGAGGCAGAAGCAGTTGCGGCCGATCTCGC encodes:
- a CDS encoding ribonuclease J, with the translated sequence MPGVRIVFLGGLGEIGRNCFCLEVDGRIVVVDCGLMFPGTDMPGIDLVLPDFTYLREHADRVDGIVVTHGHEDHVGGLAYLLRDVPAPIYGSALALGLARNRIEEAGLLGRTELIPVADGERRAIGPVEAEFVPVTHSVPH